The following are encoded together in the Micromonospora lupini genome:
- a CDS encoding ABC transporter permease has product MPELSSATVRPTPTGVIHDIGYQRYEGPRLGRRHVFGALYLHGLRTIFGFGRSAKAKIFPWLVVGIVTLVAVALAALRSQLGEPVATYAQFADAMSWLVLFFVAVAAPELVSRDLRSGVLPLYFSRPLPRADYALAKLLALVTGLWLLLGGPQLVMFLGAAFTTKDGLHGVWNELLDLLPGLLYAALWAVVFASVGLLIASLTGKRAFAAGGVVAVFLMTTPIVGVLSILPSHTANELAGLASPTTLVQGVGIWSLGDLLVEGDPGEMLIGGFGPVYALVAVLLVAGATALLLARYRKVAS; this is encoded by the coding sequence ATGCCTGAGCTGTCATCCGCCACCGTGCGGCCCACGCCGACAGGCGTCATCCACGACATCGGCTACCAACGCTACGAGGGCCCACGGTTGGGCCGCCGGCACGTCTTCGGCGCGCTCTACCTGCACGGGCTGCGTACCATCTTCGGGTTCGGGCGCAGCGCCAAGGCCAAGATCTTCCCGTGGCTGGTGGTCGGCATCGTCACCCTGGTCGCGGTGGCGCTGGCCGCCCTCCGCAGCCAGCTCGGCGAGCCGGTCGCCACCTACGCCCAGTTCGCCGACGCGATGAGCTGGCTGGTCCTGTTCTTCGTCGCGGTGGCCGCGCCGGAGCTGGTCTCCCGGGACCTGCGCAGCGGTGTGCTGCCGCTGTACTTCTCCCGACCGCTGCCCCGCGCCGACTACGCGCTCGCCAAGTTGCTGGCGCTCGTCACCGGCCTCTGGCTGCTGCTCGGTGGGCCGCAGTTGGTGATGTTCCTGGGTGCCGCGTTCACCACCAAGGACGGGCTGCACGGGGTCTGGAACGAGCTGCTCGACCTGCTCCCCGGCCTGCTCTACGCCGCGCTGTGGGCGGTCGTCTTCGCCTCGGTGGGGCTGCTCATCGCGTCGCTGACCGGCAAGCGCGCCTTCGCCGCCGGCGGCGTGGTCGCGGTCTTCCTGATGACGACCCCGATCGTGGGCGTGCTGAGCATCCTGCCGTCGCACACGGCCAACGAGTTGGCCGGGCTGGCGTCGCCCACCACGCTTGTGCAGGGAGTCGGCATCTGGTCGCTTGGTGACCTGCTGGTCGAGGGCGATCCGGGCGAGATGCTGATCGGCGGGTTCGGCCCGGTCTACGCCCTGGTCGCGGTGCTGCTGGTCGCCGGCGCGACAGCCCTCCTGCTGGCCCGCTACCGGAAGGTCGCCTCCTGA
- a CDS encoding ABC transporter ATP-binding protein: protein MTLIATQSLTKTYGGRVTALTDLTVAVEPGIIGLVGANGAGKSTLIKILLGLIAPTSGQVSVLDIDPTTEPAAVRARVGYMPEHDCLPPDLSAAELVTHLGRMSGLPRTAARERASEALRHVGLYEERYRPVGGYSTGMKQRVKLAQALVHDPDLLLLDEPTNGLDPAGRDAMLALVHRIGTEFGISVLVCSHLLGEVERICDTLIAIDGGKLLRADHISAMTSATDVLAVEVSEGTEELAARLAELKLPVARDGRLLLVPLADDSTYDLILGAVAELDLPLHRLDQRRHRVAELFATRELTHA from the coding sequence GTGACACTGATCGCGACCCAGTCGCTCACCAAGACGTACGGAGGTCGGGTCACCGCGCTCACCGACCTCACCGTCGCCGTCGAGCCCGGGATCATCGGCCTGGTGGGCGCGAACGGCGCCGGCAAATCCACCTTGATCAAGATCCTGCTCGGCCTGATCGCCCCGACAAGCGGTCAGGTCTCGGTGCTCGACATCGACCCGACCACCGAGCCCGCGGCGGTCCGTGCCCGCGTCGGCTACATGCCCGAGCACGACTGCCTCCCACCGGACCTGTCCGCCGCCGAGCTGGTGACCCACCTCGGCCGGATGAGTGGCCTGCCGCGCACCGCGGCCCGCGAGCGCGCCTCGGAGGCGCTGCGCCACGTCGGGCTCTACGAGGAGCGCTACCGCCCGGTCGGCGGCTACTCCACGGGCATGAAGCAGCGGGTCAAGCTGGCCCAGGCGCTCGTGCACGACCCCGACCTGCTGCTGCTCGACGAGCCGACCAACGGGCTGGACCCGGCCGGCCGGGACGCGATGCTGGCGCTTGTGCACCGGATCGGCACCGAGTTCGGCATCTCCGTGCTGGTGTGCTCGCACCTGCTGGGCGAGGTCGAGCGGATCTGCGACACGCTGATCGCCATCGACGGCGGCAAACTGCTGCGCGCCGACCACATCTCCGCGATGACCTCGGCCACCGACGTGCTTGCCGTCGAGGTCAGCGAGGGCACCGAGGAGTTGGCCGCCCGGCTCGCGGAGCTGAAACTGCCGGTGGCGCGGGACGGCCGGCTGTTGCTCGTACCGCTCGCCGACGACAGCACCTACGACCTGATCCTCGGCGCGGTCGCCGAACTGGACCTGCCGCTGCACCGGCTGGACCAGCGCCGGCACCGGGTGGCCGAACTCTTCGCCACGAGGGAGCTCACCCATGCCTGA
- a CDS encoding glycosyltransferase family 2 protein codes for MVEVGVPKVSVVVPAYNCGRHIEKLVESLLRQSLPADEFEAIFVDDGSTDGTGKRLDGLAAEHPHIRVLHIENSGWPSRPRNLGIEAARGEYVFFADDDDWFTDQALERLYDCAKTYDADLVIGKMAGHGRAVPRELFRKNRFDATLENSPLIDSLTCHKMFRRSFLNEHGLRFPEGGKRRLEDHALVVRAYFLSRRTCVLSDYTCYHHAQRGDAGNVTASRLEPASYFANVRDALDVVTAHTEPGPLRDRLHRRWLRNEMINRLRGKRLLGAPDDWVDQVAAEIQQIIKEHLAPGVAAGLPPLQRAVAYLAEHGRVADLRRLARWEAGIAGHGRIDDLQPDEHAVTVTVAAELRSANQPIGFRADEGRDVLVLPVDEISSDVLDSTAQVRKARLDVVARRRETGDEIFLPVEFQVERVAGGDGAETVHLVHRATTTIDFRALNGGRTQGSWLLKARITNAGWTEDARLPLLFICPADGVPPRIRDERKVWNRLRAVVRRVRR; via the coding sequence ATGGTCGAGGTTGGCGTCCCCAAGGTGAGTGTCGTGGTGCCCGCGTACAACTGCGGTCGGCACATCGAGAAGCTTGTGGAGTCGCTGCTGCGCCAGTCGTTACCGGCCGACGAGTTCGAGGCGATCTTCGTCGACGACGGGTCGACCGACGGCACGGGCAAACGGCTGGACGGGCTGGCCGCCGAACACCCGCACATCCGGGTGCTGCACATCGAGAACTCGGGCTGGCCGTCGCGCCCGCGCAACCTCGGCATCGAGGCGGCCCGCGGCGAGTACGTCTTCTTCGCCGACGACGACGACTGGTTCACCGACCAGGCGTTGGAACGGCTCTACGACTGCGCGAAGACGTACGACGCGGACCTGGTGATCGGGAAGATGGCCGGGCACGGGCGCGCCGTGCCCCGGGAGCTGTTCCGCAAGAACCGCTTCGACGCCACCCTGGAGAACTCCCCGCTGATCGACAGCCTGACCTGTCACAAGATGTTCCGCCGCTCCTTCCTCAACGAACACGGGCTGCGGTTCCCGGAGGGCGGCAAGCGGCGACTCGAGGACCACGCCCTTGTCGTACGGGCCTACTTCCTGTCCCGTCGCACCTGCGTGCTGTCCGACTACACCTGCTACCACCACGCCCAGCGCGGCGACGCAGGCAACGTCACCGCGTCGCGGCTGGAGCCGGCGAGCTACTTCGCGAACGTGCGTGACGCGCTCGACGTCGTCACCGCCCACACCGAGCCGGGGCCGCTACGCGACCGGCTGCACCGGCGGTGGCTGCGCAACGAAATGATCAACCGGCTGCGCGGCAAGCGTCTGCTGGGGGCTCCCGACGACTGGGTGGACCAGGTCGCGGCCGAGATCCAGCAGATCATCAAGGAGCACCTGGCTCCCGGGGTCGCCGCTGGTCTCCCGCCGCTGCAACGGGCCGTGGCGTACCTGGCCGAGCACGGCCGGGTCGCGGACCTGCGACGGCTGGCCCGGTGGGAGGCGGGCATCGCGGGGCACGGCAGGATCGACGACCTCCAGCCGGACGAGCACGCCGTCACGGTCACCGTCGCCGCCGAGCTGCGCTCCGCGAACCAGCCGATCGGCTTCCGCGCCGACGAGGGGCGCGACGTGTTGGTGCTTCCGGTCGATGAGATCTCCTCCGACGTGCTGGACTCCACCGCGCAGGTCCGCAAGGCCCGCCTCGACGTGGTGGCCCGCCGCCGGGAGACCGGGGACGAGATCTTCCTGCCGGTGGAGTTCCAGGTCGAGCGGGTCGCGGGCGGCGACGGCGCGGAGACCGTCCACCTCGTGCACCGCGCCACCACCACCATCGACTTCCGCGCCCTCAACGGGGGTCGCACCCAGGGCAGTTGGCTCCTCAAGGCACGGATCACCAACGCCGGATGGACCGAGGACGCGCGGCTGCCGCTGCTCTTCATCTGCCCGGCCGACGGCGTGCCGCCGCGGATCCGCGACGAGCGGAAGGTCTGGAACCGCTTGCGGGCGGTGGTTCGCCGGGTCCGGCGCTGA
- the cysC gene encoding adenylyl-sulfate kinase: protein MSNGWVLPDEVLRDAPAYTPRPGELADLELLLTGAYAPLTGFMTRADLVSVSRRGRLADGTPWQVPVTLQVPAALAQGFDPRDPARRALVLTDGEGAPAAALDVADVWPVREGVAGLGGQLRRLGEGGHGPFQRLRRSPEEVRALLPPGRVLGVIADRPLHRPQLAQIAHAARTLAAHLLVMIPVGEGGVGGLAPEALVRTIFAARDRMPPATLVAVPLSHRREEISDALLRARVSAAYGVTHLLSTGEMLSGAGLRVLVPRELAYDNRDGQWRWREDIPPRNRRLALTQDEIDDLLDRGFPLPEWHTPPAVAKELARARPPRRHRGLVVFLTGLSGSGKSTVARGLADALRENGDRTVTLLDGDVVRRELSAGLGFSKADRDLNVRRIGWVAAEIARHHGVGICCPIAPYAAARATAREMALAAGAGFVLVHVATPLEVCEQRDRKGLYARARAGLLTGMTGIDDPYEEPTDADLVLDTTHLSIADAVQAVLHHLTESGWVELKIQSA, encoded by the coding sequence ATGAGCAACGGCTGGGTGCTGCCCGACGAGGTGCTCCGGGATGCGCCGGCGTACACGCCGCGTCCGGGTGAGCTCGCGGATCTTGAGCTGCTGCTGACCGGCGCGTACGCTCCCCTGACCGGCTTCATGACCCGCGCCGACCTGGTGTCGGTGAGCCGACGCGGCCGGTTGGCCGACGGCACGCCGTGGCAGGTTCCGGTGACCCTGCAGGTGCCGGCCGCGCTGGCGCAGGGCTTCGACCCGCGCGACCCGGCCCGCCGGGCCCTGGTGCTGACCGACGGCGAGGGGGCGCCGGCCGCCGCCCTGGACGTCGCGGACGTCTGGCCGGTACGCGAGGGCGTGGCGGGCCTGGGTGGTCAGCTCCGCCGACTCGGCGAGGGCGGCCACGGCCCGTTCCAGCGATTGCGTCGTAGCCCGGAGGAAGTCCGCGCGCTGCTGCCCCCGGGTCGGGTGCTCGGGGTCATCGCCGACCGTCCGCTGCACCGGCCGCAGCTCGCCCAGATCGCGCACGCCGCCCGGACCCTGGCCGCGCACCTGCTGGTGATGATCCCGGTCGGCGAGGGCGGCGTCGGTGGGCTCGCGCCGGAGGCGCTGGTGCGTACGATCTTCGCCGCCCGGGACCGGATGCCCCCGGCCACCCTGGTGGCCGTGCCGCTGTCCCATCGCCGGGAGGAGATCAGCGACGCTCTGCTGCGTGCCCGCGTCTCCGCCGCGTACGGGGTCACCCACCTGCTCTCGACCGGGGAGATGCTCTCCGGCGCCGGGCTGCGCGTGCTGGTGCCGCGTGAGCTGGCGTACGACAACCGGGACGGGCAGTGGCGCTGGCGGGAGGACATCCCCCCGCGTAACCGCCGCCTCGCGCTCACCCAGGACGAGATCGACGACCTGCTCGACCGGGGCTTCCCGCTGCCGGAGTGGCACACGCCTCCGGCGGTGGCGAAGGAGTTGGCCCGGGCCCGGCCGCCGCGCCGGCACCGGGGGCTGGTGGTCTTCCTGACCGGCCTCTCCGGCTCCGGCAAGTCCACAGTCGCCCGGGGGCTGGCCGACGCGCTCCGGGAGAACGGCGACCGGACGGTGACCCTGCTCGACGGGGACGTGGTACGCCGGGAGCTCTCCGCCGGGCTGGGCTTCAGCAAGGCCGACCGCGATCTCAACGTCCGGCGGATCGGCTGGGTGGCGGCCGAGATCGCCCGGCACCACGGGGTGGGCATCTGCTGCCCGATCGCCCCGTACGCGGCGGCCCGCGCGACGGCGCGGGAGATGGCCCTGGCCGCCGGGGCGGGCTTCGTGTTGGTGCACGTCGCGACGCCGCTGGAGGTCTGCGAGCAGCGGGACCGCAAGGGCCTGTACGCGCGGGCCCGTGCCGGTCTGCTCACCGGCATGACAGGCATCGACGATCCGTACGAGGAGCCGACAGACGCGGACCTGGTGCTCGACACCACCCACCTGAGCATCGCGGACGCGGTGCAGGCCGTGCTGCACCACCTGACCGAGAGCGGCTGGGTGGAGTTGAAGATCCAGTCTGCCTGA
- a CDS encoding DeoR/GlpR family DNA-binding transcription regulator, producing the protein MLAQQRQTAILDRVRSTGGVRVTDLATEFGVSDMTIRRDLEALQERGLLAKVHGGATAAGPSSTDEPGFHAKSVRQLPEKAAIADRAARLVRPGAAVALSAGTTTAELARRLVDIPGLTVVTNSLPVAEILHGAGRPDQTVVLTGGVRTPSDALVGPLAVGAVRRLHLDLLFLGVHGITERAGFTTPNLMEAEIDRALVAAADRLVVLADHTKWGTVGISSIVELAAAHVLVSDEALPPPARRVLGEQVGELIMARATGAGRATRTPTSEETAT; encoded by the coding sequence ATGCTCGCTCAACAGCGGCAAACGGCGATCCTGGATCGGGTCCGATCCACCGGTGGCGTTCGGGTGACCGACCTGGCGACCGAGTTCGGCGTCTCCGACATGACGATCCGCCGCGACCTGGAGGCCCTGCAGGAGCGTGGCCTGCTGGCCAAGGTGCACGGCGGCGCCACCGCGGCCGGCCCCAGCTCGACCGACGAGCCGGGCTTCCACGCCAAGTCGGTCCGCCAACTGCCGGAGAAGGCCGCCATCGCGGACCGCGCGGCCCGGCTCGTCCGGCCCGGCGCGGCGGTCGCCCTCTCCGCCGGCACCACCACCGCCGAACTGGCCCGCCGGCTGGTGGACATCCCCGGCCTGACCGTGGTGACCAACTCGCTTCCGGTGGCCGAGATCCTGCACGGCGCGGGCCGCCCCGACCAGACGGTGGTGCTCACCGGCGGCGTACGGACACCGTCGGACGCGCTTGTCGGCCCGCTCGCGGTCGGCGCAGTCCGGCGGCTGCACCTGGACCTGCTCTTCCTCGGCGTCCACGGCATCACCGAACGGGCCGGCTTCACCACCCCGAACCTCATGGAGGCGGAGATCGACCGGGCGCTGGTGGCCGCGGCGGACCGACTGGTGGTGCTCGCCGACCACACGAAGTGGGGCACTGTGGGCATCTCCTCGATCGTCGAGCTGGCGGCAGCCCACGTACTTGTCAGTGACGAGGCGTTGCCTCCGCCCGCACGACGGGTACTCGGCGAACAGGTGGGCGAATTGATCATGGCAAGGGCGACAGGGGCGGGCCGCGCGACGCGCACGCCGACGAGTGAGGAGACGGCGACGTGA
- the galT gene encoding galactose-1-phosphate uridylyltransferase: protein MKRTAIDLADGRELIYFDENDDAVRDQPDRRDLPPPPPASQLRYDPLTDEWVAVAVHRQTRTFLPPANECPLDPSVGDRLTEIPAPDYDVVVFENRFPSLSGRVADEPGEITPFTPVRPGVGRCEVVCFTSDHNASFASLPPRRVRTVLDALADRTEVLGELPGVEQVFCFENRGVEIGVTLHHPHGQIYAYPFVTPRTRALLAAARRHAERTGGANLYADVLAAERATGDRVVTENDHWTAFVPAAARWPFEVHVAPRRVVPDIPALDDSERDAFGPLYLDLLRRFDGLFDMPMPYIAAWHQAPVRIDRELGHLHLQLFSIRRAKDKLKYLAGSESGMGVFINDISPERAAELLRAA, encoded by the coding sequence GTGAAGCGCACCGCGATCGACCTGGCCGACGGCCGGGAGCTGATCTACTTCGACGAGAACGACGACGCCGTCCGCGACCAGCCGGACCGCCGGGACCTGCCGCCACCGCCACCCGCGTCGCAACTGCGCTACGACCCGCTCACCGACGAGTGGGTGGCCGTGGCGGTGCACCGGCAGACCCGCACCTTCCTCCCGCCCGCGAACGAGTGCCCGCTCGATCCCTCGGTGGGCGACCGACTGACCGAGATTCCCGCTCCGGACTACGACGTGGTGGTCTTCGAGAACCGGTTCCCGTCGTTGAGTGGGCGCGTCGCCGACGAGCCCGGGGAGATCACCCCGTTCACGCCGGTACGGCCCGGCGTCGGTCGGTGCGAGGTGGTCTGCTTCACCTCCGACCACAACGCCTCGTTCGCCAGCCTCCCGCCGCGTCGCGTCCGCACCGTGCTCGACGCGCTCGCCGACCGGACCGAGGTGCTCGGCGAGCTACCCGGCGTGGAGCAGGTGTTCTGCTTCGAGAACCGGGGCGTCGAGATCGGCGTCACGCTGCACCACCCGCACGGGCAGATCTACGCGTACCCCTTCGTGACGCCGCGCACCCGGGCGCTGCTGGCCGCGGCCCGCCGGCACGCGGAGCGGACCGGCGGGGCCAACCTGTACGCGGACGTGCTGGCCGCCGAGCGCGCGACAGGCGACCGGGTGGTCACCGAGAACGACCACTGGACGGCGTTCGTGCCGGCGGCGGCCCGCTGGCCGTTCGAGGTGCACGTCGCGCCGCGCCGCGTGGTGCCGGACATCCCGGCGCTCGACGACAGCGAGCGGGACGCCTTCGGGCCGCTCTACCTGGACCTGCTGCGCCGCTTCGACGGCCTGTTCGACATGCCGATGCCCTACATCGCGGCGTGGCACCAGGCGCCCGTGCGGATCGACCGCGAGCTTGGCCACCTGCACCTTCAGCTGTTCAGCATCCGGCGGGCCAAGGACAAGCTGAAGTACCTGGCCGGCTCCGAGTCGGGGATGGGCGTCTTCATCAACGACATCTCCCCCGAACGCGCCGCCGAACTGCTGCGCGCCGCCTGA